The Sagittula sp. P11 genome window below encodes:
- a CDS encoding cupin domain-containing protein, with the protein MADCVKLRPAGTYAGKQGFDYFEGIAKETVGAQGVCMHLLTIPPGARAKAHKHETHETAIYVISGTARMYWGERLEHVMDTKAGDMIYIPADVPHLPFNDGDTPAVAVIARTDPHEQESVVLLPALEALVPG; encoded by the coding sequence ATGGCGGATTGCGTGAAACTGCGGCCTGCGGGCACGTATGCGGGCAAGCAGGGGTTCGACTATTTCGAGGGGATCGCGAAGGAGACGGTGGGCGCGCAGGGCGTCTGCATGCACCTGCTGACCATTCCGCCCGGTGCGAGGGCCAAGGCCCACAAGCACGAGACGCACGAGACGGCGATCTACGTGATCTCCGGCACCGCGCGGATGTACTGGGGGGAGCGGCTGGAGCACGTCATGGACACCAAGGCGGGCGACATGATCTACATCCCGGCGGACGTGCCGCACCTGCCGTTCAACGACGGCGATACACCGGCGGTTGCGGTGATCGCCCGCACCGATCCGCACGAACAGGAGTCGGTTGTCCTGCTGCCGGCGCTTGAGGCGCTGGTGCCCGGGTGA
- the hydA gene encoding dihydropyrimidinase — MTTTVIKNGTVVTADLSYKADVAVENGIITEIGEGLKGDKELDATGCYVMPGGIDPHTHLEMPFMGTYSTDDFDSGTRAALAGGTTMVIDFALPSPGQGLLDALQMWDNKSTRAHCDYSFHMAVTWWGEQVFNEMKTVIDTRGITTFKHFMAYKGALMVNDDEMYASFQRLAELGGIAMVHAENGDVVAELSAKLLAEGNNGPEAHAYSRPPQVEGEAANRAIMIADMAGVPLYIVHVSCEEAHEAIRRARQQGKRVWGEPLIQHLTLDESEYFNQDWDHAARRVMSPPFRNQKHQDSLWAGLMSGSLSVVATDHCAFTTDQKRYGVGDFTKIPNGTGGLEDRIPMLWTQGVGTGRLTPEEFVAVTSTNIAKILNCYPRKGAIRVGSDADILVLDPEKEKTITAASQVSAIDYNVFEGKKVKGLPRYVMTRGHVAVTDGTLTSQEGHGKFVERKAGTPTNKALSKWKDLTAPRPVQRSGIPATGV, encoded by the coding sequence ATGACCACCACAGTCATCAAGAACGGCACCGTCGTCACCGCCGACCTGAGCTACAAGGCCGATGTCGCGGTCGAAAACGGCATCATCACCGAGATCGGCGAGGGCCTGAAGGGCGACAAGGAACTGGATGCAACCGGCTGCTACGTCATGCCCGGCGGCATCGACCCGCACACCCACCTCGAAATGCCCTTCATGGGCACCTATTCCACCGACGACTTCGACAGCGGCACCCGCGCGGCGCTGGCGGGCGGCACCACCATGGTGATCGACTTCGCCCTGCCCTCGCCCGGCCAGGGCCTGCTCGACGCGCTCCAGATGTGGGACAACAAATCTACGCGGGCGCATTGCGACTACTCCTTCCACATGGCCGTCACATGGTGGGGCGAGCAGGTCTTCAACGAGATGAAGACCGTGATCGACACCCGCGGCATCACCACCTTCAAGCACTTCATGGCCTACAAGGGCGCGCTGATGGTGAACGACGACGAGATGTACGCCTCGTTCCAGCGCCTCGCCGAACTGGGCGGCATCGCCATGGTCCACGCCGAAAACGGCGACGTGGTGGCCGAACTCTCGGCCAAGCTGCTGGCCGAGGGCAACAACGGCCCCGAGGCCCACGCCTATTCCCGTCCGCCGCAGGTCGAGGGCGAGGCCGCCAACCGCGCCATCATGATCGCCGACATGGCGGGTGTGCCGCTCTACATCGTGCACGTGTCCTGCGAAGAGGCGCACGAGGCCATCCGCCGCGCCCGCCAGCAGGGCAAGCGCGTCTGGGGCGAGCCGCTGATCCAGCACCTGACGCTCGACGAATCCGAGTACTTCAACCAGGACTGGGACCACGCCGCCCGCCGCGTCATGTCGCCGCCGTTCCGCAACCAGAAGCACCAGGACAGCCTCTGGGCGGGCCTGATGTCCGGCTCGCTCAGCGTCGTGGCCACCGACCACTGCGCCTTCACCACCGACCAGAAGCGCTACGGCGTGGGCGACTTCACCAAGATCCCGAACGGCACCGGCGGGCTCGAGGACCGCATCCCGATGCTCTGGACCCAGGGCGTCGGCACGGGCCGCCTGACGCCGGAGGAATTCGTCGCCGTCACCTCCACCAACATCGCCAAGATCCTCAACTGCTACCCGAGGAAGGGCGCGATCCGCGTGGGCTCGGACGCCGACATCCTCGTGCTCGACCCCGAGAAGGAAAAGACCATCACCGCCGCCAGCCAGGTCAGCGCCATCGACTACAACGTCTTCGAGGGCAAGAAGGTGAAGGGCCTGCCGCGCTACGTCATGACCCGCGGCCATGTCGCCGTGACCGACGGCACGCTGACCTCGCAGGAAGGCCACGGCAAGTTCGTCGAGCGCAAGGCCGGCACGCCCACCAACAAGGCGCTGTCGAAGTGGAAGGATCTCACCGCGCCCCGCCCGGTGCAGCGCTCCGGCATCCCGGCCACCGGCGTCTGA
- a CDS encoding Zn-dependent hydrolase, translating to MAAPAANLTINGDRLWDSLMEMAKIGPGVAGGNNRQTLTDADAEGRALFKAWCEEAGCTMGLDEIGNMFARREGTDPDALPVYVGSHLDTQPTGGKYDGVLGVLGGLEVIRSLNDTGIRTKHPIVVTNWTNEEGTRFAPAMLASGVFAGKHDLQWAYDREDAEGKTFGSELERIGWKGDEKVGARKMHAMFELHIEQGPILEAEGKDIGVVTHGQGLWWLQCTVTGKDAHTGSTPMNMRVNAGLGMARMTEAAHQIAMAHQPHAVGAVGHCDVYPNSRNVIPGKVVFTVDFRSPDLGKLTSMREQYEAKAKEIADELGLGLEIEPVGHFDPVTFDEGCVTAVRNAAERLGYSHMNLVSGAGHDACWINEVAPTAMIMCPCVDGLSHNEAEEISKEWAKAGTDVLFHAVVETAEIVS from the coding sequence ATGGCAGCACCAGCCGCAAATCTCACGATCAACGGCGACCGCCTGTGGGACAGCCTGATGGAGATGGCGAAGATCGGACCGGGCGTCGCGGGCGGCAACAACCGCCAGACCCTGACCGATGCCGACGCCGAGGGCCGCGCGCTGTTCAAGGCCTGGTGCGAGGAGGCGGGCTGCACCATGGGGCTGGACGAGATCGGCAACATGTTCGCCCGCCGCGAAGGCACCGACCCGGACGCGCTGCCGGTCTACGTGGGCAGCCACCTCGACACGCAGCCGACAGGCGGCAAGTACGACGGCGTGCTGGGCGTTCTCGGCGGGCTGGAGGTCATCCGCTCGCTCAACGACACCGGCATCAGGACCAAACACCCCATCGTCGTGACCAACTGGACCAACGAGGAAGGCACCCGCTTCGCCCCGGCGATGCTGGCCTCCGGCGTCTTCGCCGGCAAGCACGACCTGCAATGGGCCTATGACCGCGAGGACGCGGAGGGCAAGACCTTCGGGTCCGAGCTGGAGCGCATCGGCTGGAAGGGCGACGAGAAGGTCGGCGCCCGCAAGATGCACGCCATGTTCGAACTGCACATCGAGCAGGGCCCGATCCTCGAGGCCGAAGGCAAGGACATCGGCGTCGTCACCCACGGGCAGGGCCTGTGGTGGCTGCAATGCACCGTCACCGGCAAGGACGCGCACACCGGGTCCACGCCGATGAACATGCGGGTCAACGCAGGGCTCGGCATGGCCCGCATGACCGAGGCCGCGCATCAGATCGCCATGGCCCACCAGCCGCACGCCGTGGGCGCGGTCGGGCACTGCGACGTCTACCCGAACTCCCGCAACGTGATCCCCGGCAAGGTGGTCTTCACCGTCGACTTCCGCTCTCCCGACCTCGGGAAACTCACCTCCATGCGTGAACAGTACGAGGCGAAGGCAAAGGAGATCGCCGACGAGCTGGGCCTCGGGCTGGAGATCGAGCCGGTCGGCCACTTCGACCCCGTCACCTTCGACGAGGGCTGCGTGACCGCCGTGCGCAACGCGGCGGAACGGCTGGGCTACAGCCACATGAACCTTGTCTCCGGCGCGGGCCACGACGCCTGCTGGATCAACGAGGTGGCGCCCACCGCGATGATCATGTGCCCCTGCGTCGACGGTCTGTCGCACAACGAGGCCGAGGAAATCTCGAAGGAATGGGCCAAGGCCGGCACCGACGTGCTGTTCCACGCGGTGGTCGAGACGGCGGAAATCGTATCGTAA
- a CDS encoding TetR family transcriptional regulator C-terminal domain-containing protein → MTEKMAGVQAQEVRPQTRIQRQKSAAILEAGLTVFSEAGFRGATLDRIAMEAGLSKPNLLYYFPSKDAIYEALLRELLETWLNPLRAIDPEGEPVDEILGYVRRKLEMARDYPRESRLFANEILQGAPLIGPVLEGELRDMVDETARLIDGWIAEGRLAPVNARHTVFSIWAQTQHYADFDVQVRAVLGGEDFDGAAAHLDTLFRRLLQP, encoded by the coding sequence ATGACGGAGAAAATGGCAGGCGTGCAGGCACAGGAAGTCCGGCCGCAGACACGCATCCAGCGGCAGAAAAGCGCCGCGATTCTGGAGGCGGGGCTGACGGTGTTTTCCGAGGCCGGGTTCCGGGGCGCGACGCTGGACCGGATCGCGATGGAGGCCGGACTCTCGAAGCCCAACCTGCTGTATTACTTCCCTTCGAAGGACGCGATCTACGAGGCGCTGCTGCGCGAACTGCTGGAGACATGGCTGAACCCGCTGCGCGCCATCGACCCCGAGGGCGAGCCGGTGGACGAGATCCTGGGCTACGTGCGCCGCAAGCTGGAGATGGCCCGCGACTATCCCCGCGAAAGCCGCCTTTTCGCCAACGAGATCCTGCAGGGCGCGCCGCTGATCGGCCCGGTGCTGGAGGGCGAGCTGCGCGACATGGTGGACGAGACGGCCCGCCTGATCGACGGCTGGATCGCCGAGGGGCGCCTGGCCCCGGTCAATGCGCGGCACACGGTCTTCTCGATCTGGGCGCAGACGCAGCACTACGCGGATTTCGACGTGCAGGTGCGGGCGGTTCTGGGCGGGGAGGACTTCGACGGTGCGGCGGCGCACCTCGACACGCTGTTCCGGCGGCTGCTGCAGCCCTGA
- the preA gene encoding NAD-dependent dihydropyrimidine dehydrogenase subunit PreA, translated as MADLTTDFVGIQSPNPFWLASAPPTDKEYNVRRAFEAGWGGVVWKTLGAEGPPVVNVNGPRYGAIHGADRRLLGLNNIELITDRPLETNLEEMARVKADYPDRALIASIMVPCEEAAWKAILPRVAETGADGIELNFGCPHGMSERGMGAAVGQVPEYIEMVTRWCKMYYDKPVIVKLTPNITDIRKPATAARNGGADAVSLINTINSITSVDLDSFAPEPTIDGKGSHGGYCGPAVKPIALSMVSEIARDPETHGLPISGIGGVTTWRDAAEFMVLGCGNVQVCTAAMTYGFRIVEEMKRGLSQWMDEKGYTSTADFVGKAVPNVTDWQYLNLNYVTKARIDQDACIKCGRCFAACEDTSHQAIWMHEDRTFEVNDAECVACNLCLDVCPVEDCITMERLAPGTVDPRTGRTVEADYANWTTHPNNPMAKAAE; from the coding sequence ATGGCCGATCTCACCACCGATTTCGTCGGCATCCAAAGCCCGAACCCCTTCTGGCTGGCCTCCGCGCCGCCGACCGACAAGGAATACAACGTCCGCCGCGCCTTCGAGGCCGGCTGGGGCGGTGTCGTCTGGAAGACCCTCGGCGCCGAAGGCCCGCCGGTCGTCAACGTCAACGGCCCGCGCTACGGCGCGATCCACGGCGCCGACCGCCGCCTGCTGGGCCTGAACAACATCGAGCTGATCACCGACCGCCCCCTCGAAACCAACCTCGAGGAAATGGCGCGGGTGAAGGCCGACTACCCCGACCGCGCGCTCATCGCCTCGATCATGGTGCCCTGCGAGGAGGCCGCCTGGAAGGCGATCCTGCCGCGCGTGGCGGAAACCGGCGCCGACGGGATCGAGCTGAACTTCGGCTGCCCGCACGGCATGTCCGAACGGGGCATGGGCGCGGCGGTGGGTCAGGTGCCCGAGTACATCGAGATGGTCACCCGCTGGTGCAAGATGTACTACGACAAGCCGGTGATCGTGAAGCTGACGCCCAACATCACCGACATCCGCAAGCCCGCCACCGCGGCCCGCAACGGCGGCGCCGACGCGGTCTCGCTGATCAACACGATCAACTCCATCACCTCGGTCGACCTCGACAGTTTCGCCCCAGAACCCACCATCGACGGCAAGGGCAGCCACGGCGGCTACTGCGGCCCGGCGGTGAAACCCATCGCCCTGTCGATGGTCTCCGAGATCGCCCGCGACCCCGAAACCCACGGCCTGCCGATCTCCGGCATCGGCGGCGTCACCACCTGGCGCGACGCGGCAGAGTTCATGGTGCTGGGCTGCGGCAACGTGCAGGTCTGCACCGCCGCCATGACCTACGGCTTCCGCATCGTCGAGGAGATGAAGCGCGGCCTCAGCCAGTGGATGGACGAGAAGGGCTATACCTCCACCGCCGATTTCGTCGGCAAGGCGGTGCCCAACGTCACCGACTGGCAGTACCTCAACCTCAACTACGTGACCAAGGCCCGGATCGACCAGGACGCCTGCATCAAGTGCGGCCGCTGCTTCGCCGCCTGCGAGGACACCAGCCACCAGGCGATCTGGATGCACGAGGACCGCACGTTCGAGGTCAACGACGCGGAATGCGTGGCCTGCAACCTCTGCCTCGACGTCTGCCCGGTGGAGGACTGCATCACCATGGAGCGGCTCGCCCCCGGCACCGTCGATCCGCGCACCGGCCGCACGGTCGAGGCGGATTACGCCAACTGGACGACCCATCCGAACAACCCGATGGCCAAGGCCGCCGAATAA
- a CDS encoding NAD(P)-dependent oxidoreductase, whose protein sequence is MSSPHTPGIVPGRLDPDALAGNFADLHPAYDAHEAAVAADRCYFCHDAPCVTACPTDIDIPLFIRQISTGQPEAAARTIFEQNILGGMCARVCPTETLCEEACVREAAEGKPVEIGRLQRHATDSLMAANSHPFTRAAPTGKRVAVVGAGPAGLSCAHRLALKGHDVTIYEARPKPGGLNEYGIAAYKTTGDFAAREVDWLLQIGGITVEYGKALGGAVTLDSLRADYDAVFLGIGLGATNALDAEGADRDGVADAVSFIADLRQASDLASLPVGRNVVVIGGGMTAIDAAVQAKLLGAETVTLTYRRAQDQMPASRYEQDLATSKGVRILANTMPKAVHGNGKAVEIELEYTTDEGGRLVGTGETIRLPADQVFRAIGQRLTPPEGLDLDGRKIATTGAGRTSLQGVWAGGDCTHGEDLTVVAVAEGRDAAEDIHAALTSG, encoded by the coding sequence ATGTCCAGCCCGCACACGCCAGGCATCGTTCCGGGACGTCTCGACCCGGACGCGCTGGCCGGAAACTTCGCAGATCTGCACCCGGCCTACGATGCCCACGAAGCCGCCGTCGCCGCCGACCGCTGCTACTTCTGCCATGACGCGCCCTGCGTCACCGCCTGCCCCACGGACATCGACATCCCCTTGTTCATACGGCAGATTTCGACCGGGCAGCCAGAGGCCGCGGCGCGCACGATCTTCGAACAGAACATCCTCGGCGGCATGTGCGCCCGCGTGTGCCCGACCGAAACGCTCTGCGAGGAGGCCTGCGTCCGCGAGGCCGCCGAAGGCAAGCCGGTCGAGATCGGACGCCTCCAGCGCCACGCCACCGACAGCCTGATGGCCGCCAACAGCCACCCCTTCACCCGCGCCGCCCCGACCGGCAAGCGCGTGGCCGTGGTCGGCGCCGGCCCGGCGGGTCTCTCCTGCGCCCACCGCCTCGCGCTGAAGGGCCATGACGTCACGATCTACGAGGCCCGCCCGAAGCCCGGCGGCCTCAACGAATACGGCATCGCCGCCTACAAGACGACGGGCGACTTCGCCGCGCGCGAGGTCGACTGGCTGCTGCAAATCGGTGGAATCACCGTGGAATACGGCAAGGCGCTGGGGGGCGCCGTGACGCTAGACAGCCTGCGCGCCGACTATGACGCGGTGTTCCTCGGCATCGGCCTCGGCGCCACCAACGCGCTCGACGCCGAAGGCGCGGACCGCGACGGTGTGGCCGACGCCGTGTCCTTTATCGCCGACCTCCGCCAGGCCTCCGACCTCGCCAGCCTGCCCGTGGGCCGCAACGTGGTGGTGATCGGCGGCGGCATGACCGCCATCGACGCCGCCGTGCAGGCAAAGTTGTTGGGCGCCGAGACGGTCACCCTGACCTACCGCCGCGCGCAGGACCAGATGCCCGCCAGCCGCTACGAGCAGGACCTTGCCACCTCGAAGGGCGTGCGCATCCTCGCCAACACGATGCCGAAGGCGGTGCACGGCAACGGCAAGGCCGTCGAGATCGAACTGGAATACACCACCGACGAGGGCGGCCGGCTGGTCGGCACCGGCGAGACCATCCGCCTGCCCGCCGACCAGGTCTTCCGCGCCATCGGCCAGCGCCTCACCCCGCCCGAGGGACTCGACCTCGACGGCCGCAAGATCGCCACAACCGGCGCGGGCCGCACCTCGCTTCAGGGCGTCTGGGCGGGCGGCGACTGCACCCACGGCGAGGACCTGACCGTGGTGGCCGTCGCCGAAGGCCGCGACGCCGCCGAGGACATCCACGCCGCGCTCACCTCGGGCTGA